One Nitrosomonas sp. PY1 DNA window includes the following coding sequences:
- the bet gene encoding phage recombination protein Bet, whose product MSTALVNLTNKLASQFDLGDGTGLTETLKSTAFKSDKPVSDEQMTALLIVANQYGLNPFTREIYAFPDKGGIVPVVGVDGWSRIMNSDTRFDGIEFRQDNESCTCIIHRKDRNHPTMATEYMDECKRDNSTAWKSHPRRMLRHKAMIQAARLAFGFTGIYDQDEAERIIEIKNKEIDITPHSEHVEAKLLSVYPDDKFNKNMNVWEASVNSGKHTPENIINMISTKHVLTEEQKKIIRSFGDNDANA is encoded by the coding sequence ATGAGTACAGCACTTGTCAATCTAACAAACAAATTGGCGTCACAATTCGACCTGGGTGACGGAACGGGACTGACCGAAACGCTTAAATCCACAGCATTTAAGAGTGACAAACCTGTAAGCGACGAGCAAATGACAGCTTTATTGATCGTTGCGAATCAGTATGGACTTAATCCGTTTACACGCGAAATTTATGCATTTCCAGACAAGGGTGGAATTGTGCCTGTTGTTGGTGTCGACGGATGGTCGAGAATAATGAACTCTGATACACGTTTCGACGGTATCGAATTCAGGCAAGACAACGAATCATGCACATGCATCATTCATCGTAAAGACCGCAATCATCCAACAATGGCAACTGAGTACATGGATGAATGCAAACGTGACAATTCAACGGCTTGGAAATCACATCCGAGACGAATGCTCAGGCATAAAGCAATGATCCAGGCAGCACGGTTAGCATTTGGATTTACAGGAATCTACGATCAGGATGAAGCCGAAAGAATCATCGAGATCAAGAACAAAGAAATTGACATAACGCCACACTCAGAACATGTTGAAGCAAAACTATTGTCTGTCTACCCTGACGATAAATTCAATAAAAACATGAATGTATGGGAAGCCTCTGTCAATTCTGGAAAGCATACGCCTGAGAACATCATAAACATGATCTCAACTAAACATGTCCTGACTGAAGAGCAAAAGAAAATCATACGATCATTTGGAGATAATGATGCAAACGCATAG
- a CDS encoding single-stranded DNA-binding protein: MASVNKWIGIGNLGKDPETRYMQNGDAVSNISIACSETWKDKNGEKQEKTEWVNVVFYKKLAEIVSQYLNKGSQIYVEGRLETRKWTDKNGIDRYTTQVIASEMRMLGSNQSNKQNNQASRVSNDDDDIPF, translated from the coding sequence ATGGCATCAGTTAATAAGTGGATCGGCATAGGAAACCTTGGCAAAGATCCTGAAACTCGTTATATGCAAAATGGCGATGCGGTATCTAACATTTCAATTGCATGCAGCGAAACTTGGAAAGACAAGAACGGTGAGAAACAAGAAAAAACAGAATGGGTGAATGTAGTTTTCTACAAGAAACTCGCTGAAATCGTATCGCAGTATCTCAATAAAGGAAGTCAAATTTACGTTGAAGGCCGACTTGAAACACGTAAATGGACAGACAAGAACGGTATTGATCGATACACAACGCAGGTCATTGCTTCCGAAATGCGGATGCTAGGCAGCAATCAAAGTAACAAACAAAACAATCAAGCATCGAGAGTCAGCAACGATGACGATGATATTCCGTTTTAG
- a CDS encoding DUF6948 domain-containing protein, protein MRNVIVTTKHRGVFAGQIEDDQYVNAEIISLKNARMAIHWGTTKGFMQLAETGPTSSSKISAKADIPSLRDITGVFDITDEAWEKWNV, encoded by the coding sequence ATGAGAAATGTAATAGTAACAACAAAGCACCGAGGTGTTTTTGCGGGCCAGATAGAAGACGATCAGTACGTTAATGCAGAAATAATATCCTTAAAAAATGCTCGCATGGCTATCCATTGGGGTACTACAAAAGGTTTTATGCAATTGGCTGAAACCGGTCCAACATCAAGCAGCAAGATAAGCGCAAAAGCAGATATCCCGTCTTTAAGAGACATAACAGGCGTTTTCGATATTACTGATGAGGCCTGGGAAAAATGGAACGTTTGA
- a CDS encoding BrnA antitoxin family protein — translation MPKLKPGTIWPTPEEDAAITAAAMSDPDSLPLTDEEFSKIKRVGRPRAILTKERISIRLSRDVLDAFRSTGIGWQTRMNDALAEWLREHRS, via the coding sequence ATGCCCAAACTTAAACCAGGAACAATATGGCCTACGCCAGAAGAAGATGCCGCTATTACAGCAGCAGCAATGTCAGATCCAGATTCTTTGCCGCTGACTGATGAAGAGTTTTCCAAGATAAAACGAGTAGGGCGGCCACGTGCGATATTAACTAAAGAACGCATCTCTATCAGGCTATCACGAGATGTACTGGATGCATTTAGGTCTACAGGCATCGGATGGCAAACACGCATGAATGATGCTCTTGCAGAGTGGTTGCGTGAGCATCGTTCGTGA
- a CDS encoding YqaJ viral recombinase family protein, whose protein sequence is MMQTHSIQQGTESWHQFRSSHFGASEASAMLGISKQLSRNDLLLYKKTGKSKEYSDWVQKNILDYGHEVELKAREILEQEIQEDLFPVTCSDENSEMSASCDGLTFDGMTAFEHKQFSKDLYENVQNGNPGFHMAQCQQILLVTGAEKLIFVCSDGTKEKWAQISIHPDESWFKRIRDGWSQFKSDLEIYQQMELVDKPEPQAIMQLPSLSIQIKGEVIASNLPQFKKAAETFISGINTDLKTDDDFANAEETIKFCEEIEKKLESVKAAVIGQTSDIDESIRTINYIKESIGSKRLTLNKAVKRQKELVKKNIIDDAYEQCAVHQSRIASEFQSISFPALANLSRQSFETACKDKRTLKSLHNAVDTEVASIKIKLDDMARVIRKNIAHLPEDLSLFRDIQSIITKPEDDFKLLVESRLTEQKRKEEDLKKQAIEAEKTKAQSVSERENTVIKPVTTQQKESYELLSNKQKIHSEIAQSLVDNKIAKDVARNVVELMISGKIKHVTINYA, encoded by the coding sequence ATGATGCAAACGCATAGCATTCAACAAGGAACCGAATCCTGGCATCAATTTAGATCATCCCATTTTGGAGCATCTGAAGCTAGTGCAATGCTTGGAATATCAAAACAACTTTCCAGAAATGATTTGTTGCTTTATAAAAAAACAGGAAAGTCGAAAGAATACAGCGATTGGGTACAAAAAAATATATTAGATTACGGTCACGAAGTTGAGCTTAAAGCTCGCGAAATACTTGAGCAAGAAATTCAAGAAGATCTCTTTCCGGTTACTTGCTCTGACGAAAATAGTGAGATGAGCGCATCTTGCGACGGGTTGACGTTCGACGGCATGACTGCATTTGAGCACAAACAGTTTAGCAAAGACCTCTATGAGAATGTCCAAAATGGCAATCCAGGTTTTCACATGGCGCAATGTCAGCAGATATTGCTTGTTACGGGCGCAGAAAAACTAATTTTCGTATGCTCTGACGGGACAAAAGAAAAGTGGGCGCAGATATCTATTCATCCGGATGAATCATGGTTCAAAAGAATCAGAGACGGATGGTCTCAATTCAAATCTGATCTTGAGATCTATCAACAGATGGAATTGGTGGATAAACCAGAACCACAAGCAATAATGCAATTGCCTTCTCTATCGATTCAAATCAAAGGCGAAGTCATCGCAAGCAATCTTCCTCAGTTTAAAAAAGCTGCAGAGACATTCATTTCCGGCATTAACACTGATCTTAAAACCGATGATGATTTCGCTAACGCAGAAGAAACTATTAAATTTTGCGAAGAAATCGAGAAAAAGCTTGAATCAGTAAAAGCAGCAGTGATAGGTCAAACATCAGATATCGATGAATCGATACGAACTATTAATTATATTAAAGAGTCAATCGGATCAAAACGATTGACTCTTAATAAAGCTGTCAAAAGACAAAAAGAATTAGTCAAAAAAAATATCATAGATGATGCATATGAACAATGCGCCGTTCATCAATCCAGAATTGCATCTGAATTCCAGAGCATTAGTTTTCCAGCATTGGCTAATTTATCACGTCAAAGTTTTGAAACTGCGTGCAAAGACAAGCGTACTCTCAAAAGCTTACACAATGCAGTCGACACAGAAGTGGCATCGATCAAGATCAAACTTGATGATATGGCTCGTGTTATTCGCAAGAATATTGCTCATTTGCCAGAAGATTTATCACTATTCCGTGATATTCAATCAATCATTACGAAGCCTGAGGATGACTTCAAATTGTTAGTTGAGTCGCGCCTGACTGAACAAAAACGCAAAGAAGAAGATTTAAAAAAACAAGCTATAGAAGCAGAAAAGACAAAAGCACAATCAGTGTCAGAACGTGAAAATACAGTGATTAAACCTGTAACTACTCAACAAAAAGAAAGTTATGAGCTATTGAGTAACAAGCAGAAAATACATTCTGAAATCGCTCAATCATTAGTTGATAACAAAATAGCTAAAGACGTAGCTAGAAATGTTGTTGAGTTAATGATTTCAGGAAAAATAAAACATGTCACGATCAATTACGCTTAG